The Asterias rubens chromosome 1, eAstRub1.3, whole genome shotgun sequence genome segment TAAGATTCAAGTAAGACGGAAAAATAAAGTGTTAGGCAGGGATGATGTCACATGTACCGGGAATTGTACTCAGTGTGTAGCCGTGTCTAGTATTGTATGGATTATATGTGTCATCGGCCATGCTCCACATGTACCAATTACATTTAATGTTTTACTCTCAGCTTGGTTGGTCAATGTTGTGGTTACCTGCTGTCATTTGTCATTGTCACTCCCTGTCTAATGGTTATTTATATCGTACATTCAGTAACTTTCATTCCTGTGGCACAGTTCTTAGATTCACAGGTCATGACTCTGTGTGCTTTTCACTGAGTATAATTTTACCTGGtctggaattttgttttgttccattGGAAAATTTTAAGTCTATAAAAACTATTAAAGCACCAAgttcaagaccagggcaatggaggTCATTGTCTCTTTAGCCTTGCTGTGTGATTATTAAGCATATAGACAGGGTCAGGCCTGtcacttcatttttgaaagcaTAATGGGCACCAATgctttttctccttggtaaagggcaccctatgaggaagttgttaatttggagcatttcaagggcatcaaggcaacaaccagagggcatggaggcaatcgcctttgttgcctctgtgaagtatcaggcctgtagaGTAGCAATATGACAGTATGCCATGAACATTTTGCAGTCTTGATCCGATTTTGTCAACAGGATCTCCACAATTACTCTCTGATTAAATATTTCCTACTGTGTTCTCCTTCGTAGACCCAGGCTGAATTGACAACCATGAGTGGTCCAACGACGACCAGTAAAGCCCGTAGCCACACACCCACCACCAACCAGGACCTAGCGGGGCTATTTGAGTGCCCCGTGTGTTTTGACTATGTGTTACCACCAATACTTCAGTGtcagagcggccatcttgtctGCTCAACTTGTAGACCAAAGCTTAACGGCTGCCCGACTTGTAGAGGGCCTCTTGGTAAGTAATACTGTCTGATTTGCTTTTGAACTACTGGGATTATCTTTCTATAGGCTTGATTCTTTGGGTAATACTTGGGGTAAAGACTATAGTATTTactcttttgattttttttaaggtgtAGCCTAAAGTGTACAGTTTTTTCTTACACCACACTCTCATCAAATTGAAAACGTCTATGTGCTTgtattggttgttttgtttagaAAATACCTTTAGATtcaacatgttttatttgttttataacaaacttcTTCACAGATTAATTTCTTCACAGATTGCTgtacaaatcatttttttaaataaaacatttcatcTGTTCATATATTTTCCCACTGTAGTTGATCAtagtataatacctttaaagtgttgtaatattttaaacatgtacatcattttaaaactcaaaagaatttaataacaaaatctgTCTAACTTGAAGTGAACCAAGCGATCCTTCCATTGACCATTACAGGTAGTATACGAAACCTAGCAATGGAGAAAGTAGCTCAGACAGTGATGTTCCCGTGTAAGTATTCCTCCTCAGGATGCATGGCCACCATGTCCTACACAGATAAACCTGAACATGAAGAGACCTGTGAGTTCCGACCTTACTCCTGTCCATGTCCTGGTGCATCTTGTAAGTGGCAAGGAGCACTGGAGCGTGTCATGCCGCACCTTAACCACGCCCACAAGAGTATCACTACACTACAGGGTGAGTCACATTCACCATTTATCCGCAAGAGt includes the following:
- the LOC117288310 gene encoding E3 ubiquitin-protein ligase Siah1-like, whose protein sequence is MSGPTTTSKARSHTPTTNQDLAGLFECPVCFDYVLPPILQCQSGHLVCSTCRPKLNGCPTCRGPLGSIRNLAMEKVAQTVMFPCKYSSSGCMATMSYTDKPEHEETCEFRPYSCPCPGASCKWQGALERVMPHLNHAHKSITTLQGEDIVFLATDINLPGAVDWVMMQSCFGNHFMLVLEKQEKFDGLQQFFAIVQLIGTRKQAESFAYRLELNGHRRRLSWEATPRSIHEGVAAAIMNSDCLVFDSSIAQLFAENGNLGINVTISMC